One window of the Paenibacillus beijingensis genome contains the following:
- a CDS encoding response regulator, with product MYRVVIVDDEPIICNGIQAFIDWEKEGVAVEAVCTNSAAALTAMENLPVDILITDIQMPLMNGIELMKEAFVLYPRLKVIMISSYSDFEYVREGLKLGAVDYLLKSALEPAELLAVLRRCVSMLEEERSKEAEFLQYQHEAVYRERKYVEQEIKRLIVQEQVPYPPIDWAPSWLEQCYASVYFILDRVEELKETHGIQHVQLLLEDLQKLFYEQMDEGAAMLLTENSLFLLVPVSTGEVRSANKERDTAFQEPKVNITEWKRLAETKLGIGLSAGYTVMQGISGIPNGMARSRMACHQRFFEGLGRLFVWEETAERCRYPLFLAEKTKQYDWEPFFKIIRSGDPVSAAVGYALERWKGLFLTPEQIRQEAIDLLTETCERLSAAATLLPEWLERVKRAETLKQTASLMTDMLNKISNAAIPSLLDKGSGGEIITRALEYIADHYKENLTLQNVAGAVHVSKNYFSLLFKKQTGRNFIDYLIDLRIREAKRLLVEEDGRIYDVAETVGISDVKYFSKLFKKLTGLTPLEYREKYRGLESHKGILI from the coding sequence ATGTATCGGGTTGTTATCGTCGACGATGAGCCGATTATTTGCAACGGAATTCAAGCCTTCATTGATTGGGAGAAGGAAGGGGTGGCGGTAGAAGCCGTTTGTACCAACTCGGCAGCGGCTTTGACGGCAATGGAGAACCTTCCCGTCGATATTCTCATTACGGATATTCAAATGCCATTGATGAACGGCATAGAACTAATGAAGGAAGCATTCGTGCTTTACCCACGGCTAAAAGTAATCATGATCAGCAGCTACAGCGATTTCGAATATGTAAGGGAAGGCCTCAAGTTAGGCGCCGTCGATTACTTGCTGAAGTCGGCTTTGGAGCCGGCTGAGCTTCTTGCCGTCCTTCGCAGGTGTGTCTCCATGCTTGAAGAAGAACGTTCAAAGGAAGCTGAATTTCTCCAATATCAACATGAGGCTGTTTACAGAGAACGCAAATATGTCGAGCAAGAGATCAAAAGGCTGATCGTTCAGGAACAAGTTCCATATCCGCCAATCGATTGGGCCCCCTCTTGGCTGGAACAGTGTTATGCTAGTGTCTATTTCATACTGGATAGGGTCGAGGAGTTAAAAGAAACTCATGGCATTCAACATGTTCAATTACTGCTCGAGGATTTACAGAAGCTTTTTTATGAGCAGATGGACGAGGGAGCCGCCATGCTGTTGACTGAGAACAGCTTGTTTCTTCTCGTTCCGGTCAGCACTGGCGAAGTTCGCAGCGCCAATAAAGAACGCGATACTGCGTTTCAGGAACCGAAAGTGAATATCACCGAATGGAAGCGCTTGGCGGAAACGAAATTAGGTATTGGCCTGTCTGCCGGCTATACCGTCATGCAAGGAATAAGCGGCATTCCCAATGGAATGGCACGCAGCCGCATGGCCTGTCATCAAAGATTTTTCGAGGGATTGGGTCGTTTGTTTGTATGGGAGGAAACGGCGGAAAGATGCCGGTATCCGCTTTTTTTGGCAGAGAAAACAAAACAGTACGACTGGGAACCCTTCTTCAAAATCATCCGCAGCGGGGACCCCGTTTCAGCGGCGGTTGGCTACGCCCTTGAACGTTGGAAAGGCTTGTTTTTAACCCCGGAACAAATCAGGCAAGAAGCAATCGATCTTCTAACGGAGACTTGTGAACGACTATCCGCCGCCGCAACGCTTCTTCCAGAATGGCTGGAAAGGGTAAAGCGAGCCGAGACCCTGAAGCAGACCGCTTCGCTTATGACGGATATGCTGAATAAAATCAGTAATGCCGCAATCCCGAGCTTGCTCGATAAAGGAAGCGGAGGCGAAATCATTACAAGAGCTTTGGAATATATCGCCGATCATTATAAAGAGAATTTAACGCTGCAGAACGTTGCGGGTGCTGTTCACGTCAGTAAAAATTATTTCAGCCTCCTGTTTAAAAAACAAACGGGCCGAAATTTTATAGATTATTTGATCGATCTGCGAATTCGGGAAGCGAAGCGGCTCCTGGTGGAGGAGGACGGCCGAATCTATGATGTAGCCGAAACCGTCGGAATAAGTGATGTCAAATATTTCAGCAAGCTGTTTAAGAAATTGACGGGTTTAACACCGTTGGAATACAGGGAAAAGTACCGAGGACTAGAATCGCACAAAGGTATCCTGATCTAG
- a CDS encoding spore germination protein gives MKGAPFRETSDSPLKSELSENKIWLEQAIKNCGDVSVTSYHYGPELQFKALVVYFETLVQNQKINLLKSALQDLSDHSVGQAADITPDEVMLYFERKGVSAQSAATIERTGQALEAILSGQVLVFFDRWNKALRFDAFSIEERTVSEPITEPVIKGPHNSTTENLKKNAGLLRARLKTADFKLEFVQTKGKTNTEFVFGYVEGVVDSETLCEFRKRIAPLKEQEVLGISYIEQQLEDAVYSPFPQVRWTERPDTAVAALLQGKIIAMVSGFPAILICPGLFTEFLQSPEDYYERTVFSSLTRMLRLIAFVISLMLPSIYIALTTFHPELIPSILLLSILNSREGIPFPSLVEAVLMEFFFELLREAGVRLPRPTGSAVSIVGALVIGEAAINAGIASPIMVVVVALTGIASFSLPQYSIGVAFRILRFPMMVLAATMGGFGIMIGSLLILVHLMSLRALGQPYMSPIGPLRLREWRDVIIRAPSNLRQRQPDK, from the coding sequence ATGAAAGGAGCGCCGTTTCGTGAGACATCCGACAGCCCGCTTAAGTCAGAGCTTTCCGAAAACAAAATATGGCTGGAACAAGCTATCAAAAACTGTGGTGATGTTTCCGTTACTTCCTATCACTATGGTCCCGAACTGCAGTTTAAAGCACTTGTCGTTTATTTTGAGACTTTGGTTCAGAACCAGAAAATCAATTTATTGAAATCGGCTTTACAGGACCTTTCGGATCATAGTGTTGGACAGGCCGCGGATATCACCCCCGATGAAGTGATGCTCTATTTTGAACGGAAAGGCGTTTCGGCCCAGTCTGCCGCAACGATCGAAAGGACTGGACAAGCACTGGAAGCGATTCTTTCGGGCCAAGTGCTGGTTTTTTTCGACCGCTGGAATAAAGCGCTCCGTTTCGATGCCTTTTCGATCGAAGAGAGAACCGTATCCGAGCCGATTACTGAACCGGTTATAAAAGGCCCCCATAACTCCACGACTGAAAACCTGAAAAAAAACGCGGGGCTTCTTAGAGCAAGATTGAAAACGGCGGATTTTAAACTTGAGTTTGTGCAAACAAAAGGGAAGACAAATACAGAATTTGTGTTTGGATATGTTGAAGGAGTCGTTGATTCCGAAACGCTATGCGAGTTTAGAAAAAGGATTGCTCCGCTCAAAGAGCAAGAGGTGCTTGGTATTTCCTACATCGAGCAGCAGTTGGAAGACGCGGTTTATTCCCCTTTTCCGCAGGTTCGGTGGACGGAACGTCCGGATACGGCGGTTGCCGCTCTCTTGCAAGGCAAAATTATCGCCATGGTTTCCGGTTTTCCGGCGATTCTCATTTGTCCCGGATTATTTACGGAATTTCTTCAATCTCCGGAAGATTATTACGAAAGGACCGTATTTTCTTCTTTAACAAGGATGCTGAGACTCATTGCTTTTGTCATTTCCCTTATGCTGCCCAGCATCTACATTGCGCTGACTACCTTTCATCCGGAATTGATTCCAAGCATCCTGCTGCTCTCGATTTTAAATTCGCGGGAAGGGATTCCATTCCCGTCTCTTGTGGAGGCGGTGCTGATGGAGTTTTTCTTCGAGCTGCTCCGGGAGGCGGGTGTCCGCCTGCCGCGTCCTACAGGCAGTGCAGTAAGCATTGTCGGGGCGCTGGTTATCGGGGAAGCTGCTATTAATGCCGGCATCGCTTCTCCGATCATGGTCGTCGTAGTGGCGTTAACGGGAATCGCATCTTTCTCGCTGCCCCAGTACAGTATCGGAGTTGCATTCCGGATACTTCGTTTTCCGATGATGGTGCTTGCTGCCACAATGGGGGGATTCGGAATCATGATCGGTTCACTGCTTATTCTTGTTCACCTGATGAGTTTGCGCGCACTAGGTCAGCCGTATATGTCGCCGATAGGTCCGTTGCGTCTGCGGGAATGGCGCGATGTCATTATTCGCGCGCCTTCCAATCTGCGGCAGCGGCAGCCCGACAAATAA